A segment of the Balaenoptera musculus isolate JJ_BM4_2016_0621 chromosome 9, mBalMus1.pri.v3, whole genome shotgun sequence genome:
aagaatactctgccCGGCAGGGctgtcattcagattcaacatagaaatcaaaagctttacagacaagcaaaagctaagagaattcagcaccaccatccAGCTTtgcaacaagtgctaaaggaacttctctaggtggaaaggaaaaggccacaactagaaacaagaaaattatgaatgaaaagctcactggtaaaggcaaacatacagtaaaggtaggaaatcatctgcacacaaatatgacatcaaaatcagcaattgtgagaagagagcacaaatgcaggatattggaaatgcatttgaaatgaaaagactagcaacttaaaacaatctatATTGTTGTTTATATACAGACgtctatatcaaaacctcatgggaacagcaaactgaaaatctacaatagatacgcacacaaaaaagaaaaagcaatccaaacacaacactgaaGTTAGTCATcgaatcacaagagaagagaatgaaagaggaagggaagaaaaaacacaaaaacaaatccaaaacaattaacaaaatggcaataagaacatacatattgataattaccttaaacgtaaatggattaaatgctctaaccaaaagacatagactggctgaatggatacaaaaacaagacccgtacatatgctgtttataagagacccactttagatcaagggacacatacagactgaaagtgagggggtggaaaatgtattccatgccaatggaaatcaaaagaaagctggagtagcaatactcatatcagacaaaataggctttaaaataaagaatgttacaagagacgaaaaggacactacataatgatcaagaaatcaatccaagaagatataacaattggaaatatatatgcacccaacataggagcacctcaatttataaggcaaatactaacaaccataaaaggagaaatcaacagtaacaatatatataatagtggaggactctaacaccctactttcatcaatggacagatgatccagacagaaaatcaatttggaaacacaggccttaaatgacacattacaccagatggactaaattgatatttatagagcattccatccaaaagcagcagaatacacattcttctcaagtgcacatggaatattctccaggattgatcacatgctgggccacaaagtgagcttcggtaaatttaagaaaattgaaatcatatcaatcatctttttctgaccacaacgctataatattagaaatcaagtacaagaaaaaactgtaaagaaactgagtcttagCCTAGGAAGCTTTACTTGTTCATGTCCGATACTAagcctattaaatatttttttaaggataaaaggaatctttaataaaatcattataaGGCTCAAACAGAAATTTAGAGTTCAGAGAGAAAACTACCATGTATGGCaacaaagctgaaagaatttttaGCAACAGAAACATAACTGGAGTGCCAGAAAAAGAGttcaaaagcttttttgtttCATGAAATGATCAGATATGGGCAAATAGATTTATGTGCCAAGAGGTTCATCAAGGTATTTTGTATAATTGCAAAATCACTGGAAACGACCTAACTTTTTAAAactaggggagggggagggggagggttggCGGTGACACGGTTCTTTCCACGTTGGAGGGGCCGGGCCGCTGCCGGAGTCACCGTGGCTGCCATGTGACATGGCACAGCGGAAGATTTAACACCAGAGCCAGAGCTGCCCCGCCAGTCGTCGAGCAGGTCATCACCCCGCTAATTCCTGTCCCGGAGGGCAGCTCCAGCCTACACACCGGTTAGCGGGCTGTGCTTGCCACCCTCAGCTCCTCGTTCCTCCCTGAGTTTGCCGGGAGCGTGAAAGAAGGCCTGGGGGCGCCCTAAACCCCTTCTGCTCCTGCCCATCGCACGTGCCACTACCGCCATGGGCCTCaccttcttcttctccctcttctcccatctCTTTGGCAGGAAGCAGATGTGTACTTTGATGGCTGGATTGGATGCTGCTGGCAAGATGACCACTCTGTATAAACTGAAGTTAGGAGAGATAGTCACCACCGTTCCTACCGCTGGTTTTAATGTGGAAACAGCAGGATATAAGAACATTTGTTTCACAGTATGGGATGTTGATGGTCAAGATAAAATTAGGCCTCTCTGGAGGCATTACTTCCAAAATACCCAGGGTCTTATTCTTGTGGTAGATAGCACTGATCGTGAAAGGATTCAGGAAGGAGCAGAAGAGCTGCAGAAAATGCTTCAGGAGGATGA
Coding sequences within it:
- the LOC118900796 gene encoding ADP-ribosylation factor 4-like, translated to MGLTFFFSLFSHLFGRKQMCTLMAGLDAAGKMTTLYKLKLGEIVTTVPTAGFNVETAGYKNICFTVWDVDGQDKIRPLWRHYFQNTQGLILVVDSTDRERIQEGAEELQKMLQEDELRDAALLLFANKQDLPNAAAIREMTGKLGLQSLRNRTWYVQATCATQGTGLHEGLDWLSNELSKR